Proteins encoded in a region of the Planctomycetaceae bacterium genome:
- a CDS encoding DUF1559 domain-containing protein, with protein sequence MLFKTTSCQPETHRKTCQQKNRGFTLIELLVVIAIIAILIALLLPAVQQAREAARRTQCKNNMKQLGLALHNYCDVYSVFPPAGTYTKGTTNPAGWSIQARLLPFVEEANLQSLIDFSRGYSSQPQVTKTRVSVLLCPSEVRDEAYPDGALQHWPLNYAANYGEWLVWDPASNRTGVGAFGPNSRTSFRDFTDGTSNTLAMSEVKAFQHYLRDSGPISPRPAPTSTSEIQSLGGVLKTSGHAEWVDARSNQTGFTTTFTPNSVVPYNDGSTEVDVDWVNVREGQSASAPTYAVMTSRSHHTGIVQSLLVDGSVRNISSNVALTIWRALGTRNGGEIVGEL encoded by the coding sequence ATGCTTTTCAAGACAACTTCCTGCCAGCCTGAGACGCACAGGAAGACCTGCCAGCAGAAAAACCGTGGCTTTACGCTCATCGAACTCCTTGTTGTCATCGCGATTATTGCGATTCTGATCGCCCTTCTGTTGCCTGCGGTCCAGCAGGCTCGCGAGGCGGCCAGGCGAACCCAATGCAAAAACAACATGAAGCAACTGGGGCTTGCCCTTCACAATTACTGCGATGTCTATTCTGTGTTTCCACCCGCAGGAACCTACACGAAGGGAACCACCAATCCGGCCGGGTGGTCCATTCAGGCGCGGTTGCTTCCTTTTGTGGAGGAGGCCAATTTGCAGAGTCTGATTGATTTCAGTCGAGGGTATTCCAGCCAACCGCAGGTAACGAAAACCCGAGTTTCCGTACTGCTTTGCCCCAGCGAAGTTCGTGACGAGGCCTACCCCGACGGGGCACTGCAGCACTGGCCACTGAATTACGCGGCAAATTATGGAGAGTGGCTGGTGTGGGATCCGGCAAGCAATCGAACCGGAGTTGGGGCTTTCGGGCCCAACAGCCGGACTTCGTTTCGAGACTTCACCGATGGAACCAGCAACACGCTTGCGATGTCAGAAGTGAAAGCGTTTCAGCACTACCTTCGGGATTCCGGACCGATTTCGCCCCGCCCGGCGCCGACATCAACAAGCGAAATCCAGTCACTGGGAGGGGTGCTCAAAACTTCCGGACACGCGGAATGGGTAGATGCAAGGAGCAATCAGACAGGCTTCACAACCACATTCACGCCAAACTCGGTTGTCCCCTACAACGACGGATCGACGGAAGTGGATGTCGATTGGGTCAACGTACGAGAAGGGCAAAGCGCGAGTGCACCGACCTATGCCGTGATGACATCCCGCAGCCACCATACGGGGATTGTCCAGAGCCTGCTGGTCGACGGTTCGGTTCGAAATATCTCAAGCAATGTGGCTCTCACCATCTGGCGAGCTCTGGGCACGCGAAACGGGGGAGAGATCGTCGGTGAACTTTGA
- a CDS encoding beta-ketoacyl-[acyl-carrier-protein] synthase family protein, with product MRILSRPVLSFVEKKDPSLDVVVTGIGLVTPLGLNCHQTWQRLLRGETAARHLSIRDIDHYKQLLNVGGLNLAGCPLNHEAIRSRLLSGRHSDHPADTGVDAGIVSAWLDEPVVAMTLVACREAIEQSGLELPFQDPFRTASFLGASKGGLRSTERLVHRAVTSPHAPNKAVTSLLQTTLPAENQAATNADPGSPLMDCIATASAVVDTSADSNMLWQHAFPTDAACRAVSAMTGIRGASSCPVAACATGLVSLLQASSAIHHGQFDICLAGSADAALRSSVMSSFHRLRVTSRHKNPETACRPFDVTRDGFVIGEGAAVFVLESRAHAEARGANVLARVTAGGWLSDPSGMTQIDTSGDIVAELLVRTLDLSNHIPSGHSTGQPGSQIDHINLHGTGTESNDLAEARGIHKAWRQINPATRGKLPMCSATKGATGHLLGGAGSVESALTLLSLRDGVCPPTRNLTTVDPSCNLPLLKTATHFSHSSRALKLSLGFGGHVACAVFDRESKP from the coding sequence TTGAGAATCCTGTCGCGCCCCGTGCTTTCATTCGTCGAAAAAAAAGATCCCTCGCTGGATGTCGTTGTGACCGGTATCGGGCTCGTAACGCCGCTGGGACTTAATTGTCATCAGACGTGGCAGCGACTTCTTCGAGGAGAAACCGCTGCCCGACACCTCAGCATCCGGGACATCGACCACTACAAGCAACTGCTCAATGTCGGCGGCCTCAACCTGGCGGGTTGCCCGCTGAATCACGAAGCTATTCGTAGTCGCCTGCTGTCTGGACGACATTCGGATCATCCTGCAGACACGGGAGTCGATGCGGGAATAGTAAGCGCCTGGCTGGACGAGCCTGTTGTGGCGATGACTCTGGTTGCGTGTCGTGAGGCAATCGAGCAGTCCGGACTGGAACTCCCCTTTCAGGATCCGTTCCGGACGGCATCATTTCTCGGCGCAAGCAAGGGCGGATTGCGATCGACAGAACGGCTTGTTCATCGCGCTGTCACGTCACCCCATGCACCCAATAAAGCCGTAACGTCGCTACTGCAGACAACCCTTCCCGCTGAGAATCAGGCGGCGACCAATGCGGATCCGGGATCGCCGCTGATGGATTGCATTGCCACCGCATCCGCAGTCGTCGATACTTCGGCAGATTCCAATATGCTGTGGCAGCATGCCTTTCCGACAGACGCGGCCTGTCGTGCCGTATCCGCAATGACAGGAATACGTGGGGCTTCCAGCTGTCCGGTTGCAGCCTGTGCAACGGGGTTGGTGAGCCTCCTGCAGGCGTCGTCGGCCATTCATCATGGACAGTTCGACATTTGTCTGGCTGGCAGTGCCGATGCAGCGTTGCGATCTTCGGTGATGTCCTCGTTTCATCGCCTTCGAGTGACCTCTCGACACAAGAATCCGGAAACAGCATGTCGCCCGTTCGATGTCACACGTGATGGATTTGTTATTGGCGAAGGTGCCGCTGTGTTTGTGCTGGAATCGCGCGCCCATGCAGAAGCACGCGGCGCGAATGTATTGGCGCGAGTCACTGCCGGCGGCTGGTTGAGCGATCCATCCGGTATGACGCAAATTGATACGTCAGGCGATATCGTTGCAGAGCTTCTTGTACGCACGCTTGATCTCAGCAACCACATCCCTTCCGGCCACAGCACGGGGCAGCCGGGCTCTCAGATTGACCATATCAATCTTCATGGCACGGGGACCGAATCAAACGACCTCGCTGAAGCACGGGGAATTCATAAAGCATGGCGGCAAATCAACCCTGCGACCCGGGGCAAACTGCCAATGTGCTCGGCGACGAAGGGAGCGACCGGCCATCTTCTTGGCGGCGCCGGAAGTGTGGAATCGGCTTTAACGCTACTGTCACTTCGGGATGGCGTTTGCCCACCCACTCGAAATCTGACGACTGTTGATCCCAGCTGTAATTTGCCTTTACTTAAAACGGCAACCCATTTTTCGCATTCATCGCGAGCCTTAAAATTATCACTGGGCTTCGGCGGTCATGTGGCTTGTGCGGTTTTTGATCGCGAATCAAAGCCCTGA
- a CDS encoding DUF1549 domain-containing protein yields the protein MNRSRHDRRFARWLSCVRNCAVIATSIAIAVLAHVGTTFIQGSEASVVSAIAVFPQTISLSGHFDQAQILVASGHSFESKAAVDLTQQAEFHSHDSAVVSVSNSGRLTAVSNGRTTITVKAAGLEEQVDVTVSGIGEVPAVTFDNHVRPILSRLGCNAGACHASQFGKGGFVLSVVGFDPDLDYKSIVRDRLQRRTNLVQPEESLFLKKPLMQVPHGGGQRLVANSIYHQTLVAWLATGAAGPVKDAPVVRRVTAYPRERITEPQATQQLKVIAEYSDGSERDVTHVAKFDSTDDSVLSVTSDGLVTVVGRGQAPIMVRFEGQANIAMFVSPYASPPELKDWISQNFVDELAAAKFRELGLSPSGICDDATFIRRAFLDAVGTLPTPQQTDAFLADTNPEKRARLVDSLLSLTGDPELDRYNDLYAAVWTLKWSDLLRNTSSGQAADEQRMWAMHNWIKESFRTNKPFDQFVRELITAKGSIYSSGPASYFKINSNSADLAEATAQLFLGARLQCAKCHHHPFEKYSQADYYSFAAFFSRVGNKSSQEFGLFGRETVVMVKSSGDVRHPRTGQIMNPRPLDGDETDHELDRRIPLAEWLTSTENRDFARSVVNRYMSYLLGRGLVEPVDDMRATNPPTNPALMEALTDHLIEHQFDLKQLVRVIMQSRLYQLESQPTEANVSDNKFYTHFRVKRLSAEPLLDAVDYVTASTTKFKGLPPGTRAIELPDAEYPDYFLNTFGKPRRASVCECERMPDENLGQALHTLNGDIVAGKISSKTGRVAQLLATEMTDEQIIAELYRVTLCRRPTEHEVATALKFLPESGSRQEFFEDLLWSLINSKQFLFIR from the coding sequence ATGAATCGGTCGCGTCATGATCGGCGTTTCGCTCGCTGGCTGTCCTGCGTCAGGAACTGTGCTGTCATCGCAACAAGCATTGCCATTGCTGTTCTGGCGCATGTGGGCACGACGTTCATTCAGGGCAGCGAAGCATCTGTTGTCAGTGCGATCGCGGTCTTCCCGCAGACGATCTCTCTGAGTGGCCATTTTGATCAGGCACAGATTCTGGTCGCGTCGGGCCATTCTTTCGAAAGTAAGGCGGCAGTCGATCTCACACAGCAGGCCGAGTTTCATTCGCATGATTCGGCAGTCGTTTCGGTATCCAACTCGGGGCGACTGACTGCCGTTTCCAACGGCCGGACCACAATCACCGTGAAGGCCGCCGGACTGGAAGAACAAGTGGATGTGACTGTCAGTGGTATTGGCGAAGTTCCCGCAGTGACTTTTGATAACCACGTCCGCCCGATTCTGAGTCGTTTGGGATGCAACGCCGGGGCCTGTCACGCGAGCCAGTTTGGCAAAGGTGGTTTTGTTTTATCCGTCGTCGGTTTTGATCCGGATCTGGACTACAAGTCCATCGTTCGAGACCGGCTGCAGCGCCGAACAAATCTGGTTCAACCCGAGGAAAGTCTGTTTCTGAAAAAGCCACTGATGCAGGTGCCGCACGGTGGCGGCCAGCGTCTTGTCGCGAATTCCATCTATCACCAGACCCTCGTTGCGTGGCTGGCAACTGGTGCTGCCGGCCCCGTCAAGGACGCTCCCGTAGTCCGGCGAGTGACAGCCTATCCGCGTGAGCGAATTACCGAACCACAGGCGACTCAGCAACTGAAAGTGATCGCGGAGTACAGTGATGGTTCAGAACGAGATGTGACACATGTCGCGAAGTTTGATTCCACGGACGATTCTGTGCTGTCTGTCACTTCTGATGGACTGGTGACTGTGGTCGGACGTGGTCAGGCACCGATCATGGTGCGATTTGAGGGGCAGGCCAACATTGCCATGTTTGTGTCCCCGTATGCATCTCCCCCGGAACTCAAAGACTGGATCAGTCAGAATTTCGTGGACGAACTTGCTGCCGCCAAGTTCCGTGAACTCGGTCTGTCTCCATCCGGCATTTGTGACGACGCGACATTCATTCGTCGGGCCTTTCTTGATGCCGTCGGCACATTGCCGACACCTCAACAGACTGACGCATTCCTTGCCGACACCAATCCAGAAAAGCGAGCCAGGCTTGTCGACTCACTGCTGAGCCTGACGGGTGACCCGGAGCTTGATCGATACAACGATCTGTATGCAGCCGTCTGGACTCTGAAGTGGTCCGATCTGCTGCGAAACACCAGCAGTGGCCAGGCAGCCGATGAACAACGCATGTGGGCTATGCACAACTGGATCAAAGAGTCGTTTCGAACCAACAAACCTTTTGATCAGTTTGTGCGTGAATTGATAACGGCAAAGGGGTCGATTTACTCCAGCGGCCCGGCCAGTTACTTCAAGATCAACAGTAACTCTGCGGACCTGGCCGAAGCCACTGCGCAATTATTTCTGGGAGCGCGGCTTCAGTGTGCCAAGTGTCATCACCATCCCTTCGAAAAATACAGTCAGGCCGACTATTACTCTTTCGCAGCCTTCTTTTCCCGCGTTGGAAACAAGAGCAGCCAGGAGTTTGGGCTGTTTGGTCGCGAAACGGTTGTCATGGTGAAGTCATCAGGAGATGTGCGGCACCCGCGCACCGGCCAGATTATGAATCCCAGACCGCTCGACGGTGATGAAACAGACCACGAACTGGATCGTCGAATTCCGCTGGCCGAATGGCTGACATCCACGGAGAATCGCGACTTTGCTCGTTCTGTTGTCAATCGTTATATGTCTTACCTGCTGGGGCGAGGCCTGGTCGAACCGGTGGACGATATGAGAGCTACGAATCCCCCAACCAATCCCGCGTTGATGGAAGCTCTGACAGATCACCTGATCGAACATCAATTCGATTTGAAGCAGCTTGTTCGCGTCATCATGCAGTCGCGACTCTACCAACTGGAGTCTCAGCCAACCGAAGCCAACGTTTCGGATAACAAGTTCTACACCCACTTCAGGGTCAAACGACTTTCGGCCGAGCCTCTGCTTGATGCAGTTGACTATGTCACAGCGTCGACAACAAAGTTCAAAGGACTGCCACCTGGTACGCGGGCAATTGAATTGCCCGATGCAGAGTATCCCGATTATTTCCTGAATACATTTGGCAAGCCTCGTCGCGCAAGTGTGTGTGAATGCGAACGCATGCCTGATGAGAACCTTGGGCAGGCATTGCACACTTTAAATGGTGACATTGTCGCAGGCAAAATCAGCAGCAAGACCGGGCGAGTTGCACAACTACTGGCGACTGAAATGACAGATGAGCAGATCATTGCAGAACTGTATCGCGTGACTTTGTGCCGCAGGCCCACAGAACACGAAGTGGCAACAGCCCTGAAGTTCCTACCGGAAAGCGGTTCACGACAGGAGTTTTTTGAAGACTTGTTGTGGAGTCTTATCAACAGCAAACAGTTCCTGTTCATTCGATAA
- a CDS encoding PPC domain-containing protein, whose translation MLIQFHRIAAVILVLLFMPSGTAQTSYPMLMSLSPVAVQVGQSSEHELESRYSMFGAYQVLTTGEGVTGEIITPMEPGKDGKEPSLTKIKIRFTATSEAMPGVRDFRIVGPTGASTLGQIVVVRDPVVVETAKNDTIEQAQEIAIPATVCGAIEKSEDVDFFRFALQEPRSLTFVCHAMRLQDKIHDLQTHADPIISIRNAKTGSTLAAADNNFAADPFLSVQLPAGEFVLEVRDVRYQGNRYWNYAIEISSRPFVSNVMPMLVAKGTESKLQLVGSNLPENAIVSWVAPESCAPEAIDVALPIHEQVTNPVPVVVTDLPLVVETDEANGTVSDAQAMSFPGAAAGCIEQEADSDCFVFEAKKGDRVTVEVIARRHWSGLDSVVRILNADGKSLTENDDGRLLGRLTVQDSIIENWAVPADGKYTVEVRDVHLRGGAEFVYGLKVLRAEPDFELVMDSDKSWLTPGTNAALFVRAVRKNGFTGPIELHVDGLPDGVTAACGIIQEGKGVDGCIILTADPAAVPLAANIRVRGTGQRVIEGQEPVELDVNAHSMQEIYMPGGGRNHWPVTMHTVAVGRPADLLDVKLNTYDIHLKPGESTTVDVEIVRSEGFDKNVTLDMLYQHLSSKFANTLPEGVTIDAKNSQTLLTGKNTKGAITLVAAGNAPAISRHQCCIMANVSINFVMKATYSSKPVLISVSE comes from the coding sequence ATGCTCATTCAGTTTCACCGAATTGCCGCCGTCATTCTGGTTTTGCTGTTCATGCCGTCGGGAACAGCTCAGACTTCTTACCCGATGCTGATGAGTCTGTCGCCCGTCGCAGTTCAGGTGGGACAGTCTTCGGAACATGAACTTGAATCGCGATACAGCATGTTTGGTGCCTATCAGGTGCTGACGACGGGTGAAGGCGTCACCGGGGAAATCATCACCCCGATGGAACCGGGAAAGGACGGCAAGGAACCTTCACTGACGAAAATAAAAATTCGCTTCACCGCGACTTCCGAGGCGATGCCTGGCGTTCGTGACTTCCGGATTGTTGGTCCCACAGGTGCGAGCACACTCGGTCAGATCGTTGTGGTGCGAGATCCCGTTGTTGTGGAGACAGCGAAGAACGATACGATCGAACAGGCTCAGGAAATCGCCATTCCGGCCACTGTTTGCGGAGCGATCGAGAAATCGGAGGATGTTGACTTCTTTCGATTTGCACTTCAGGAGCCCAGGTCGCTGACATTTGTTTGTCATGCTATGCGATTGCAGGACAAAATTCACGATCTGCAAACGCACGCCGACCCCATCATTTCGATCCGAAACGCGAAGACAGGCAGCACCCTGGCCGCAGCTGATAATAACTTTGCAGCTGATCCGTTTCTTTCGGTGCAATTGCCTGCCGGGGAGTTCGTCCTGGAAGTGCGCGACGTCCGATATCAGGGCAATCGTTACTGGAATTATGCCATCGAAATCAGCAGTCGGCCGTTTGTCTCCAACGTAATGCCAATGCTTGTCGCCAAAGGCACAGAATCGAAATTACAACTTGTTGGTTCCAATCTTCCTGAGAACGCGATCGTGTCATGGGTTGCTCCGGAATCGTGTGCACCGGAAGCAATTGATGTTGCATTGCCGATCCATGAACAAGTCACCAATCCGGTCCCGGTTGTCGTGACGGACCTGCCTTTGGTCGTGGAAACAGACGAAGCGAACGGAACCGTCTCAGATGCTCAGGCCATGTCATTTCCTGGCGCGGCAGCCGGATGTATTGAACAGGAAGCAGACAGCGATTGCTTTGTCTTCGAAGCAAAGAAAGGTGATCGTGTCACGGTCGAAGTCATTGCACGCCGACACTGGTCTGGTCTGGATTCCGTTGTACGCATTCTGAATGCCGACGGAAAATCACTCACCGAAAACGATGATGGCAGATTGCTTGGCAGGCTGACGGTTCAGGATTCGATCATCGAAAACTGGGCTGTCCCGGCCGATGGCAAATACACCGTGGAAGTACGCGATGTTCATCTGCGCGGCGGCGCGGAATTTGTCTACGGATTAAAAGTATTGCGAGCCGAACCGGATTTTGAACTTGTCATGGACAGCGATAAGAGCTGGCTGACTCCCGGAACCAATGCTGCTCTGTTTGTGCGAGCCGTTCGAAAGAATGGTTTCACAGGCCCCATCGAACTGCACGTGGATGGACTTCCCGATGGAGTCACGGCTGCCTGCGGCATCATTCAGGAAGGGAAGGGGGTCGACGGCTGCATTATTCTTACCGCGGATCCAGCTGCTGTTCCATTGGCGGCAAATATCCGCGTTCGAGGCACCGGCCAGCGCGTGATCGAGGGACAGGAACCTGTAGAACTGGACGTCAATGCTCATTCCATGCAGGAAATCTACATGCCAGGTGGAGGCAGAAACCACTGGCCGGTCACGATGCATACGGTCGCGGTTGGTCGGCCAGCTGATCTGCTGGATGTCAAACTGAATACGTACGACATTCATCTGAAGCCCGGCGAATCCACAACAGTTGACGTCGAGATCGTCCGCAGTGAGGGCTTTGACAAGAACGTAACTCTCGACATGCTCTATCAACATCTTTCCAGCAAATTTGCAAACACACTGCCCGAAGGTGTGACGATTGATGCGAAAAACAGTCAGACACTGCTGACAGGGAAAAATACCAAAGGTGCGATAACATTGGTGGCCGCAGGGAACGCCCCGGCCATTTCCCGGCATCAATGCTGCATCATGGCCAATGTATCGATCAATTTCGTAATGAAAGCGACCTACAGCAGCAAGCCGGTGTTAATCAGTGTCTCTGAATAA
- a CDS encoding helix-hairpin-helix domain-containing protein has product MSSNAVSNNAVSSNLQADSATDVTADSDENPVPHFVPESSDTSTISSDKNPDAPAAADLRFLRIILTVFAAVFGCQWLMATRDQPTVLDVERGAKFEDAFRVNVNTASWIEWMQLEQIGITLAHRIVADRELNGPFTSVDDLRRVSGIGERTLEQIRPWLTISHEHEETYPEFAR; this is encoded by the coding sequence GTGTCGAGCAATGCAGTGTCGAACAATGCAGTATCGAGCAATTTGCAGGCAGATTCGGCAACGGACGTCACTGCCGACAGCGACGAAAACCCGGTCCCACATTTTGTTCCCGAATCCAGTGACACATCAACGATCTCCTCGGACAAGAATCCAGACGCGCCAGCGGCCGCAGATCTTCGATTTCTGCGAATCATATTGACTGTGTTTGCTGCGGTGTTTGGCTGTCAGTGGCTTATGGCGACACGCGACCAACCAACGGTTCTGGACGTCGAACGGGGAGCGAAGTTCGAAGATGCGTTTCGCGTGAATGTGAATACGGCATCATGGATCGAATGGATGCAACTGGAACAAATCGGGATTACGCTTGCGCATCGCATCGTTGCGGACCGGGAACTGAACGGGCCATTTACTTCGGTTGACGACCTGAGGCGAGTTTCCGGAATCGGTGAACGAACCCTCGAACAAATCCGTCCGTGGCTTACAATCAGCCATGAACACGAAGAAACCTATCCAGAATTTGCCAGATAA
- a CDS encoding ABC transporter ATP-binding protein, producing MNTKKPIQNLPDKQSGQPASESAGPASDSAGPVSSGSRPRDVEDTDVLFRSSHTRFNRYRQKVRERKLPGGSIHSTGHARTAKERVRTATQLVFEFFALLKPWRWQIAGILLSVTLSTLIGLIPPAGTKFIIDYGLNGEAVPDWLLRQMPALSQPRHLLLVTVIAVSIVSMLKIIIHIWGRWYATRISKRIQLDVRRHVFEHAVRLPLHRIQELRSGGVASILREDGGSVGELVFGMMFNPWRAIIQLLGSLVILAWVDWTLLLGAVILLPTVVITHRAWINNIRPQFRAIRKQREQIDAGAAESFAGMRIVRAFSRQKREAGRFTTENNLMARQELYAWWWMRAVEMVWEALIPIASAGLLFYGGWRVLDGRMTVGDLMMFLVYLLMLLEPLAALAQSATQFQNSLSGLDRVLDMLAEPKEMESTEQSIRAIREQVSGEITFEDVSFVYPGTDHAALSDVNLQVAAGQTVALVGPSGAGKTTFSNLVARFYDPTQGRILLDGRDLRDYDVESFRSLLGVVEQDVFLFDGTIGQNISYARKDATEQQIREAAEAANAWEFIERLPDGLSTVIGERGVKLSGGQRQRLAIARAILANPRLLILDEATSNLDTDSEQLIQNSLSQLMTGRTSFVIAHRLSTIARADLIVVIENGHVSQTGTHAELMEKGGKYRSMVEQQVQMTLGNMAQS from the coding sequence ATGAACACGAAGAAACCTATCCAGAATTTGCCAGATAAACAGTCGGGCCAGCCAGCATCCGAATCGGCCGGGCCAGCATCCGATTCGGCCGGGCCAGTGTCTTCCGGATCACGCCCGCGGGACGTGGAAGACACCGATGTCCTCTTCCGGTCAAGCCACACGCGTTTCAATCGTTATCGACAAAAAGTCCGCGAGAGAAAACTTCCGGGAGGAAGTATCCATTCCACCGGACATGCGCGCACAGCGAAAGAGCGTGTGCGAACGGCAACACAGCTGGTGTTTGAATTCTTTGCACTGCTCAAACCGTGGCGATGGCAGATTGCAGGTATTCTCCTTTCTGTCACCCTGTCGACTTTGATTGGATTGATTCCGCCCGCTGGCACAAAGTTCATTATTGACTACGGTCTGAATGGAGAGGCCGTTCCTGACTGGCTTTTGCGTCAAATGCCCGCCTTGTCCCAGCCCAGGCATTTGTTATTGGTCACAGTGATTGCGGTTTCGATTGTGTCGATGCTCAAGATCATCATCCACATCTGGGGGCGATGGTACGCGACTCGCATTTCCAAGCGAATCCAGCTGGATGTGCGTCGACACGTTTTTGAGCATGCCGTTCGATTGCCGTTGCATCGCATTCAGGAGCTGCGGTCCGGAGGTGTTGCATCCATTCTTCGCGAAGACGGCGGAAGTGTCGGTGAACTTGTCTTCGGAATGATGTTTAATCCATGGCGAGCCATCATTCAGCTGCTGGGAAGCCTTGTGATTCTCGCGTGGGTCGACTGGACGCTTTTGCTGGGCGCCGTGATCCTGCTGCCAACGGTTGTCATCACCCATCGCGCCTGGATCAATAATATTCGCCCTCAGTTTCGAGCCATTCGAAAGCAGCGAGAACAAATTGATGCGGGTGCCGCTGAGTCATTTGCCGGCATGCGAATCGTTCGTGCATTCAGTCGGCAAAAACGCGAAGCCGGGCGATTTACCACTGAGAACAATCTGATGGCCAGACAGGAGCTGTACGCATGGTGGTGGATGCGCGCGGTGGAAATGGTCTGGGAGGCGCTGATTCCGATTGCCAGCGCGGGACTGTTGTTTTACGGTGGCTGGCGGGTCCTGGACGGGCGAATGACCGTCGGCGATCTGATGATGTTTCTGGTTTATCTGCTGATGCTTCTGGAGCCACTGGCTGCACTCGCTCAAAGTGCGACACAGTTTCAGAACAGTCTCAGCGGGCTCGATCGAGTTCTTGACATGCTGGCTGAGCCAAAAGAGATGGAATCAACTGAGCAGTCGATTCGTGCGATCCGCGAACAGGTGAGCGGGGAAATCACGTTCGAAGACGTTTCGTTTGTTTATCCGGGCACAGATCACGCGGCTCTGAGCGATGTGAATCTGCAAGTAGCCGCCGGGCAGACTGTTGCGCTCGTTGGCCCCAGTGGAGCCGGAAAAACAACGTTCAGCAATCTGGTCGCTCGATTCTATGACCCGACCCAAGGTCGTATTCTACTGGATGGCCGTGATCTTCGGGATTACGACGTCGAATCGTTTCGATCGCTGTTGGGTGTCGTGGAGCAGGACGTCTTTCTGTTCGATGGGACAATTGGGCAGAATATTTCCTATGCGAGAAAGGATGCGACCGAGCAGCAGATCCGCGAGGCTGCAGAAGCAGCCAACGCCTGGGAATTCATTGAACGATTACCCGACGGGCTGAGTACGGTGATTGGTGAACGGGGAGTGAAGTTGAGTGGCGGGCAGCGACAACGTCTTGCGATTGCTCGAGCCATTCTGGCAAATCCGCGTTTACTAATTCTGGACGAGGCGACCAGCAATCTGGATACGGACAGTGAACAGCTGATTCAGAACAGTTTAAGTCAGCTGATGACAGGACGTACAAGTTTCGTGATTGCTCATCGTCTAAGCACAATCGCTCGGGCCGATTTGATCGTTGTGATCGAGAACGGTCACGTCAGCCAGACTGGCACACATGCTGAGCTCATGGAGAAAGGCGGCAAGTATCGATCCATGGTCGAGCAGCAAGTCCAAATGACACTCGGCAACATGGCGCAGAGTTAG
- a CDS encoding LuxR C-terminal-related transcriptional regulator, whose protein sequence is MHDEFWQLLQNQPGVGVLIIDIDGSVVFCNEQSRQIYYGGQFDPVGKTIEEIEGPEFASERMPLIREVIRTGVPIQIRHIRGGRNTESMIWPMREVEGQKRRIIAITRQGIDDVEPGVAYRVIESRLVDLGPLDVLTRRELEVMALIGHGIPFKTIASMLGVTLRTIERYRTDIARKLHVATLAEIACLVQAAGLESTDASLTRIRRWQGNTD, encoded by the coding sequence ATGCACGACGAATTCTGGCAGTTGCTGCAAAATCAGCCCGGGGTTGGTGTCCTGATTATCGATATCGATGGGTCTGTCGTGTTCTGCAATGAGCAGTCGCGGCAGATTTATTACGGTGGTCAGTTCGATCCCGTCGGTAAAACCATTGAAGAGATAGAAGGCCCTGAGTTTGCTTCGGAGCGGATGCCGTTGATTCGCGAGGTGATCCGGACTGGTGTTCCCATCCAGATCCGGCATATTCGGGGTGGCCGTAATACCGAGTCCATGATTTGGCCCATGCGTGAAGTCGAAGGGCAGAAACGCCGAATCATCGCGATCACTCGTCAGGGAATTGATGACGTCGAGCCGGGAGTCGCTTACCGTGTCATCGAATCCAGGCTGGTTGACCTTGGGCCACTTGATGTACTGACGCGGCGTGAACTGGAAGTGATGGCACTGATTGGGCATGGTATCCCCTTCAAAACCATTGCCAGCATGCTGGGAGTTACGCTGCGGACGATAGAACGGTACCGGACCGACATCGCCCGCAAACTGCACGTTGCAACTCTTGCCGAAATTGCTTGTCTTGTTCAGGCGGCAGGCCTGGAAAGCACCGACGCCTCGCTAACCCGGATTCGTCGCTGGCAGGGCAACACAGACTGA